In Mesorhizobium sp. J428, the genomic window AGCGCTATGTCGGCGATCTGGCTCTCGTCCTGGAACGGCACGAGCCACGGCCCCATGGAGCCGGACCGATCGAAGTTCTTGCCTTGCGTGACATTGAATTTCGCATGGCGAACCCAGTCCCGCAGCGTGCCCTCATTGCAGAGCGAGAGCGCCGCGATGTGGTCCAGCGCGTCCGCCTCCGCGATGCGCCGGCCGCCCTTCCCGATCACGATGACGACCTCGCCTTCATAATCGAGCTGCTTCGACTCCGCAGGCCGCACGATCGGCTCGCCGTGTCCCACGAAGGATCGCGGAAACCGAATGAACAGCGACGCCTTGGCGGGTGCCGCCTGACCGTCCTTATGCTCCTCGTTCCGGTCCGGATAATTGACGCCGACGCAGATGATCTTTTCGGGCGCCGGAACGGGAATCTCGTAGGTGAACGCGCCATTCTGAAAATCGGCGACCGCGCCCGCACCCTCTTCCGCGATCAGATTGAGCGCACCTGCCTCGATCACCTCCCTCAGCGTCGGCCATTCAGGATGGCCGGCGGAGAGATCGACGGCCCCGTCATCTCTGATCAGCCCATATCGGACCCGCCCGTCGGCACGAAAGGTGGCGAGCTTCGGGCGGGTCATGTCATTGCTTTCGGTCACGGCGCGACGATCGGCTGCGCACGCAGCGACGGCTCGCCGATCGCGACGTTCTGGAAGGCCGAGCCCTCCTCAAACCAGCTCTTCGGCGCTGGCGCCCCCCAGAGTGTCTGGCGCTGCGGATCTTTCAGGTCCCATTTGATCGGCTCCAGATCCGGGTCCACCGTGAGATAGTCCGAGCAATATATCTCCACGCGATGGCCGTCCGGGTCGCGGACATAAAGGAAGAACGCGTTCGAGATGCCGTGCCGCCCCGGGCCGCGCTCGATATTGGCGAGATAGCCAGTGGTCGACATCAGGTCGAGCAGATCGATGATATTCAGCGGCGTCGGCACCCAGAATGCGACGTGGTGCAGGCGCGGGCCGCGGCCGTTGGTGAATGCCATATCGTGGACGCCGCCCTTGCGGTGCATCCAGGCGGCCCAGAGCCGCTTCGTGTCTTCGTCCTCGGTGTATTCAGTCACGCGGAAGCCGATGTCGTTGTAGAAGGCGACAGACGCATCGACATCGGTGGAAAAGCAGTTGAAGTGATCGATCCTGAGCGGCTTCACGCCCTTGTAGAGCGCATATTTCTGATGGATCGGCGGCAGCCGTTCCATCGTCGCGTAGAACTCGAGCGGGATTCCCTGCGGGTCGTAGGTGCGCAGGGTGCGATCCTGCCACGGACGCTCGACCCATTCGGTCTTCTGGCCACGCGCCTTGAACCAGTCGTGCGCCTTGTCGAGATCCTCCTCGGCATAGACCTTGAAAGACAGCGAGTTCGCCGACGGCTCGGACTGCCGGCGCAATCGACGCAGTGATGGTTGCGTTCCTCCATGCCCCGCAGCGTAAGAAGGTCGCCGTCCTCGTGGGTGACCTGAAGCCCGATCGTCTCGGCCCAAAACGCCTTGCTTCTGGCAAGATCGGTTACTCCCAGCTCGAGGTGGCTCAGTCGTACCACGTTGAACGGGGGGTATAGGTTGCATGCTGGCAACGGCATGTGTTCGTCCCTTCTCCTAGAGCTGCGTATCGGCCCTTGCCGATACGGTCAGCCGCCCAGCTTCGTGATCGAGTGGCGGCCTGTCGCGAGGGCGATATTTTTGGTTTCCATGTAGAAATCGAACGACCAGTCGCCGCCGTCGCGGCCGATGCCCGAGTTCTTGACGCCGCCGAACGGCGTCGGGAGATGGCGCACGTTCTCGGAGTTTACCCAGATCATGCCGGCCTCCAGCCCATCCGTGAAACGAAGGGCGCGCGTCAGGTCGGAGGTCCAGAGATAGCCTGCGAGGCCATACTGCACGTCGTTCGAGAGCGCCAACGCCTCGGCCTCGTCCTTGAACGGTATCGCTGTCAGCACCGGTCCGAAAATCTCCTCGCGAGCGATGCGCATGTCGTTGCGCGCGTTCGCGAAGAGGGTCGGCCGAACATAACACCCCTTGCCGAACTCGCCGTCGACGATCTTCTCGCCGCCGGTGACAATCGTCGCTCCCTCCTCGCGGGCGATGTCGAAGTAGGACACCACCTTCTTCTCATGCACGGGATGCACCAGCGGGCCGATCACCGTGTTCGGATCAAGCGGATGGCCGATCGGAATCCGCTTCGCCTTCTCCGCGACCATCTCGACGAACTTGTCGTAGACGCTCTCCTCGACGAGCAGGCGCGAAGACGAGGTGCAGCGCTCGCCGTTGAGCGAATAGATCATGAAGACGGCCGCATCCGCCGCGCGCTCAAGATCGGCGTCGGCAAAGACGATGACGGGGTTCTTGCCGCCGAGCTCGAAATGCACCCGCTTCAACGTCGGGGCGCCCTGCGCCATGATCATCGAGCCGGTGCGGCTCTCGCCGACGAAGCCGATCGCCTTGATGTCCGGGTGCTCGGTCAGCGCCTTGCCGGCGGTCTCTCCAAGACCGTTGACAAGGTTCCAGACCCCCTTCGGCAGCCCTGCCTCCTCGGCGATCTCGAGCAAAAGGCTCGCGGTCAGCGGCGAGAACTCTGCCGGCTTGTGGACGATCGTGCAGCCGGCAGCGAGCGCCGGAGCGATCTTCCAAGTCGACAGCATGAAGGGCGTATTCCACGGCGTGATGATGCCCACCGGCCCGATCGGAACACGCGTCGTGAAATTAAACTGGCCGGGACCGCGCAGCGCCCGCCCGTCCCTGGCCTCCGGCGCACGGTCGGCAAAGAAACGGAAGTTCTCAGCGCCGCGCAGCGCCGCCTTCGACATGAACTTCAGCGCCTGGCCGGTGTCCATGCATTCGATGAACGCGATCTCCTCAGCGCGTGCGACGATCGCATCGGCAACTCGATGGAGCAGCTTCTTGCGCGCATCGCCATCCATTGCCGCCCATGCGGGGAACGCGGCCCTCGCTGCCTTCGCAGCGTCATCTATGTCGGCAGCTTTGCCGTGCGCGACCTGCGCCAGCGGCTTCAGGTCAACCGGGCTGATCGATTCGAAGGTGGAGCCGTCCACGGCCGGAACCGCCTTGCCCCCGATATGATTCTGCACGCCCTGTTCGCGGAAACGTGCAAGCCAAGCCTCCGCTTTCTTGAGATTGTCTTGAAGGGTCATTCCGAGACTACTTTCTGGCGCAAACGTGCGTGGATCGAATTCTTCTTCCAGCTCAGGACTGGATCAATCTCCCGGATTTCGAGCGACAGAGCGAAATGCGGCTCGTCGAGAAGATGACCCAGAAGCCGGGTTGCGGTCGCAAACAACGCATCGCCGGCAGCTTTCTTGTCTGCCTCGCTGCGGCCGGCTCCAATCCGGAACTGCATGTCGACGAAGGCATTGGCCGGCAGCATGTCGGCCACGGCGTAGGATCTGCACGCGAACGCCCGGACACGGATGCCGCCGCGCTCGAAGAACGGAAACGCTGCGATCTGCTCGTCGAGCGCCCGGCAAAGACCGGCGATCTCAACCCTGTCGTCGAGATTGTCCGAATATTCGATCGTAAGATGTGGCATCGATGACCCAGGAAATGCAAAGGGCGATTGTTAACCTGTTAATCTGTAAATCGGGAAAGTCAAGACAACCAAAGGCTTGTCCCGGCTCCCGTCGTCCAGACCGCACGGAAGCCACAGGCCACCGCACGGTCTGGATGCCGTCGCTTTACTTCTGCAGCCACACGGATTTCAGATCGAGCCCGACCGCATAGCTCGGCGGGACCTTCCAGCCGTTCACCTTCTTGTCGAACACCACCTCGCGATATGTTCCGAACGTGGTGATCGCGTACTGAAGCTGGATGAAGCGATCGAGGAACTGACGCGCGATCTTCAGCCGCTCGTTCTCGTCCAGCGTCTTGTCCTGCTTGCGGAACAACGCGACCAGTTCGTCGTCCTTGAGGCCCGAGAAGTTGCCGTCGCCGCCTGGCACGAACTTGGCGAGCACATCAGTGAGATCGTCCGTGGTCGGCGCAGAGAAATCCATCGACAGGTCGAAATCTCCGGAGGCCATCCGCGCGGTCTGGTTCGCCACCGGCTGCTGGTCGAGCGTCACCGTGACACCAATCTGGCGCCACTGGTCGATCAGGAAGATACCCATGGGCTCGTAGGGCGCCTTGATGTTGGGTGCGAGCAGGGTGAGCTTGAGATCGCTGACGCCGGCGTCGGCAAGAAGCTTCTTCGCCTCCTCGCGCTGGGCGGCGATGTCAGGGCTGAAGCCGGGCACCTTTTCGATCTCGGCAGGCGACAGCACGGCCGCATGCCCTTCGCGGAACAAGACGTTCTCACCATCCTGGGCGTAGACTCCCAGCGCCTTGAGGCCAGCGCGGCGATCGATGGCAAGATTCAGCGCCTGGCGTACGCGCACGTCGTCGAGCGGCTTGTGCCTGACATTGACCTGCACGACGTTGACCGTCGTGGATGGGGTGATATCGAACTTCACCGTGTCGCCGCGGGCCTGCTCGATGCGCTTCTTGTCGGGCGCGGTGATCAGGCGCATGTAGCCGTCCACCTGATCGCTGGCGATGGCATTGACGACGGCCGGGCTGCCCATGATCGCGAAATCGATCCCGTCCAGATAGGGAAGGCCCTTCTCGAAATAGCCGTCGAACTTCTTCGCGCGCCACGAGGCGCCCGGGACGAACTCCTCGAACACGAAGGGGCCCGAGCCCATGATCGTCTTCGCCGGATAGGACGGGTCCTCCTTCAGCTTCTTCGCCGAATAGATACAGTTCCACGGCGCGGCAAGCGTGGCGAGGAAGCCCGCGGAAGGCTCGGACAGCACGAAATCGATCTTGTCAGGCGCTGTCACCTCGATCGATTTCAACGCACCGAACCGCCCCTTGCGGACCGACACCACACCTTCCGGCGGATTGGCGATCCGCTCGAACGTCGTCTTGATATCGTCGGCGGTGAGATCCGTGCCGTCATGGAACTTCACACCGCTGTTGAGCGTGAACGAGTAGCGCATTCCGTCGTCCGAGACCGCCCACTCCTTCGCGAGACCGGGCGAGATCTTCGGGAACGTGTCCGGCTGGAACGACAGCAGCGTCGAATAATGCGGCGCGATATACTGCAACTGCGTGGACGACGTGAGCGCGCCGCAGTCGAAGGTGGCAGGCTCGCCGACGCCAGCCAGCCTGAGGACGCCGCCGGGCGTCGGCTCCTGCGCGAGCACAGTTCCAGAGGCCAGCCCCCAGACCACCGCGACGGCGGCTGCGGAGCGAAGACCGCGATAGATTGTCATGTTAACTCCTCCCGAGGTCAGAATGACCTACCTTTATTAACACGTTAATTTTTAGAATCAAGTGATGGCGTGTGCGCCATCACTGCTGGAATCGTGGATCGAGCCAATCGCGCAGCCCGTCGCCGAAGAGATTGAAAGCAATGACCGCGAGGCTGATCGCCGCTCCGGGGAAGATGATGAGCCATGGCGCGGTCTCGAAGAAGTCGGCCGCGTTGCCCGACAGCATCAGGCCCCAGCTCGGCGTCGGCTCTGAAATGCCGAGCCCGAGGAACGAGAGCGTCGATTCGAGAAGGATGGCCTGTGCGATATAGGACGACAGCATCACCAGATAGGGTGCGACGAGGTTGGGCATCATGTGGCGGAAGACGATGCGGCCGTGCGAATATCCCGCCGTGATCGCCGCATCGACGAAGGGCTGCTTGCGGACGGAAAGCGCGGCCGCCCGCAGAACCCGCGAGACCGGCGCAATCATTGGAATGGCGATTGCCAGAATCAGCGTGACGTCGACACCGTAGATCGGGTGACGGCCAAGGATTGCAACGATCACCAGCGCCAGTACCACCAGCGGAAAGGCGAGCAGCAGTTCCAGCACGCGTTGCAGGATCGCGTCGAAACGCCCGCCGAAATAGGCGGAGAAGATCCCGACGATCGCGCCAAGCGAGCAGCCAAGCACTGCGGAAATGATGCCGATGGTCAGCGCGGAGCGCGCGCCGTGGATCAGTCGCGACAGGATATCCCGGCCGAAGGCGTCTACCGAACCAATGGACGGCGTCCGGCGGCGTCAGGATACTGCCATAGTCGACGTCGAGCGGATCGAACGGAGCGAGTTGCCGCGCGAAGATACTCGCGCCCAGGAAGAGCACGATGAGCAACAGGCTCGCGGCAGCGATGGGCTGCGAACTGCAGAACGACAGCAGCGCCCTCAGAGCTCGGCCTGATCCTGATCTCTGGGAAGCGACGATAGCAGACATGACACCTACCTGACGCGGATGCGCGGGTCGACCACTGCATAGAGCAGGTCGACCAAGAGGTTGATGACGATGTAGATGGTGGCGAACAGCATCACCATGCCCTGGATAAGCGTGAAGTCGTTTCGCGTCACCGCCTCGATGAATAGCTTGCCGAGCCCGTTGATGTTGAAAACTTGTTCGGTGACGACCAGCCCGCCGATAAGAAAGGCGAACTCAAGCCCGACCACGGTGATGGCCGGCAACAGGGCGTTGCGCAGCGCATACCCACACGACCGTGCGCTCGCGCACGCCTTTCGCCCGCGCCGTCCGGATGTAGTCCTCGCCCAGCACGTCCAGCAGCGACGAGCGCACCATGCGCGCAAGCACCGCCGAAAACCGCACGCCGACAACAAGCGAAGGCCAGATCAGTTGGGCCAGGTTCGCGAACGGATCGACATAGATCGGCACGTAGCGGATCGACGGCAACCAGTGAAACGTCTTGAGCAGGACGAGCAGGAGCAGCATGCCAACCCAGAAGGCCGGCAAAGCGAGGCCGGCCATCGTCACGAGGCGGATGACATAGTCCGTGGCGGTTCCCCGTCTGAGCGCCGACAGCGTGCCGAGAGGCACGGCGATCAGCAGCGCCAGCAGTGTCGCCATCACGGCGATCTGGAAGGTCGGGCCAAAACGGATGCCGATCTCCTGCGTCACCGGGCGCTCGGTCCACATCGAATTGCCGAAGTCGAGCGTCGCGAACCCCGTCATCCAGTCGCCGAACTGCACAGCCAGCGGCTTGTCGAGACCAAGCCGCTGGCGCTCGGCCTGAACGGTCTCCTCCGACACCGCACCGCCGTCCGACATCAGCTTCACACGCACGATGTCCCCGGGCACCACGCGGAGAAGAAAGAAGGTCAGCACCGCGACCCCAAGCAGGGTGGGAATGGCCAGCAGCACGCGCTTGAAGATGTAGGCGAGCATGAGCGTTACACCTTGATGCAGGCTGCAAAATGCCCAGGCCGGATTTCGCGCAGGGCCGGAACCGTCTGGCGGCACTCAGGTCCCGCCTTCGGACACCGAGTATGGAAGACGCATCCGCTCGGCGCGTTCAGCGGGCTGGGCAGGTCGCCCTTCACCGCCTTGAAGACCTTCGCACGTTCCTTCACCGGATCTGGCGTCGGCGCCACCTCCATCAGTGTCGCCGTGTAGGGGTGGATCGGCCGCGCATAGAGTTCGTCGCGGTCGGCGATCTCCATGATCCGGCCGAGATACATCACCACAACGCGGGTCGAGATATGACGCACGACAGCGAGGTCATGCGCGATAAAGAGATAGGTCAGGCCAAGGCGGCGCTGAAGGTCCTCAAGCAGGTTGATGATCTGCCCCTGGATCGACACGTCGAGCGCCGATACCGCCTCGTCGCAGACGATGAAGGATGGCTCCAGGGCGAGAGCGCGCGCGATGCCTACGCGCTGGCGCTGGCCGCCCGACAGCTGGTGTGGATAACGCTCGGCGACCTCCGGACGCAGCCCGACCTGCGACAGGAGCTCCGACAGGCGCGCCTCACGCGCTGCTCGATCCGGCGCCAGCCGATAGACTTGCAACGGCTCGCGGATGATGTCGCCCACCGTCATGCGCGGATTGAGAGAGCTGAAGGGATCCTGGAAGATCACCTGGATCTTCCTCCGCAATTCTGTCAGTTGCCGGCCGCTGGCGGCGTGAACGTCTTTTCCTTCGAAGGTGACGGTGCCCTCGCTGGGCTCCTCGAGACGGAGCAGCAGTCGGCCGACCGTCGACTTGCCACAGCCAGATTCTCCGACAAGGCCCAGCGTCTCGCCCTTGTGGATGTCGATGCTGAAGTTCTGTACCGCTCGAACATGCGCGGTCGGACGGCCGAAGCCCGAGGCGACTGGAAACGTCTTGACGAGGTTTCGGATTGAGATAAGCGTCTCCCCCCCGGCCACGTCGGGGGGTTGCCCCTCCCCTCCTTCCGACGGCCAGCCGATCCGGCCCGCCGCAAGTTCCGCATGGCGGCGACAAGCCGACAGCGTTCCGACATCGGTCGCAGTAAGTTGCCCAGCCTCGGAACAGGCTTCCTCTCGCAACGGGCAACGCGGCGCGAACCGGCACCCGGTTGGAAGCTGGGCGAGGTTTGGCGGCAATCCCTCGATCGATTCAAGCCTGGCGCGGCGCGGCTCGTCGAGCCGCGGAACCGACCGAAGCAGCCCCTGCGTATAGACGTGGCGCGAACGGGTGAAGACGTTCATCGCATCACCGACCTCGACGAGCTGGCCCGCATACATGACCGCGATCCGGTCTGCGTAGCGCGCCACGACCGCGAGATTGTGCGTGATCACGATCAGGGCGACGTTGAGCCGCCGGGCAAGGTCACGCATCAGGTCAAGGATCTGCACCTGGACGGTCACGTCGAGGGCCGTGGTCGGTTCGTCGGCGATGATCAGCTTGGGGTTGCAGGCAAGCGCAATCGCGATCATCACCCGTTGCCGCATTCCACCGGAGAACTGGTGCGGATACTGCTTCAGCCGGCGTTCCGCGTCCGGAATGCCGACCATGCCGAGCAATTCGATCGCGCGCGCATCGGCCTTCTCATCCGACAGGCCGAAATGAACCTTGAGACTCTCGGTGATCTGGAATCCGATCGTCAGGATCGGATTGAGCGACGACATCGGCTCCTGGAAAACCATGCCGATGTCCTTGCCGCGCACCTGCCGCATCTCTTCCGGCGAAAGCTGCAGCAGGTCGCGTCCGTCGAATCTGACGCTTCCGCTCGATACGAGCGCCGTCTGCGTCGGCAACAGGCGCATGATGGAGAGCGCGGTCACCGACTTGCCCGATCCCGACTCGCCCACGATCGCCAGGAATTCGCCGGCCGACACTTTGAGGCTCAGATCGTCGATGGCGCGCACCGAGCCGCGCGCGGAGCGAAACTCCACGGTCAGGTTGCGGATGTCGAGGAGTGGTTCGCATGGGTCGAGCCTGACAGCATCAGAGACCCCGGGCGAGAGCACGACGCTGGCGTTCATGATCCGTTACCGCCAAGGCAACGGGACCATGCAGCGGTGGCTCCGGGAAAAGAATAAGACAGCCTTGCCTCCCAACAAAAGCGTCGACGCCGGCGGGTTCTCCCGACCTTCCGGACATGCGCG contains:
- a CDS encoding fumarylacetoacetate hydrolase family protein, encoding MTRPKLATFRADGRVRYGLIRDDGAVDLSAGHPEWPTLREVIEAGALNLIAEEGAGAVADFQNGAFTYEIPVPAPEKIICVGVNYPDRNEEHKDGQAAPAKASLFIRFPRSFVGHGEPIVRPAESKQLDYEGEVVIVIGKGGRRIAEADALDHIAALSLCNEGTLRDWVRHAKFNVTQGKNFDRSGSMGPWLVPFQDESQIADIALTTRVNGEVRQRDRTGRMIFSFRHIISYISTFTTLVPGDVIVTGTPTGAGARFDPPIWLKPGDVVEVEADGIGLLRNTIVDEVTA
- the hpaE gene encoding 5-carboxymethyl-2-hydroxymuconate semialdehyde dehydrogenase; protein product: MTLQDNLKKAEAWLARFREQGVQNHIGGKAVPAVDGSTFESISPVDLKPLAQVAHGKAADIDDAAKAARAAFPAWAAMDGDARKKLLHRVADAIVARAEEIAFIECMDTGQALKFMSKAALRGAENFRFFADRAPEARDGRALRGPGQFNFTTRVPIGPVGIITPWNTPFMLSTWKIAPALAAGCTIVHKPAEFSPLTASLLLEIAEEAGLPKGVWNLVNGLGETAGKALTEHPDIKAIGFVGESRTGSMIMAQGAPTLKRVHFELGGKNPVIVFADADLERAADAAVFMIYSLNGERCTSSSRLLVEESVYDKFVEMVAEKAKRIPIGHPLDPNTVIGPLVHPVHEKKVVSYFDIAREEGATIVTGGEKIVDGEFGKGCYVRPTLFANARNDMRIAREEIFGPVLTAIPFKDEAEALALSNDVQYGLAGYLWTSDLTRALRFTDGLEAGMIWVNSENVRHLPTPFGGVKNSGIGRDGGDWSFDFYMETKNIALATGRHSITKLGG
- a CDS encoding 5-carboxymethyl-2-hydroxymuconate Delta-isomerase; protein product: MPHLTIEYSDNLDDRVEIAGLCRALDEQIAAFPFFERGGIRVRAFACRSYAVADMLPANAFVDMQFRIGAGRSEADKKAAGDALFATATRLLGHLLDEPHFALSLEIREIDPVLSWKKNSIHARLRQKVVSE
- a CDS encoding ABC transporter substrate-binding protein — encoded protein: MTIYRGLRSAAAVAVVWGLASGTVLAQEPTPGGVLRLAGVGEPATFDCGALTSSTQLQYIAPHYSTLLSFQPDTFPKISPGLAKEWAVSDDGMRYSFTLNSGVKFHDGTDLTADDIKTTFERIANPPEGVVSVRKGRFGALKSIEVTAPDKIDFVLSEPSAGFLATLAAPWNCIYSAKKLKEDPSYPAKTIMGSGPFVFEEFVPGASWRAKKFDGYFEKGLPYLDGIDFAIMGSPAVVNAIASDQVDGYMRLITAPDKKRIEQARGDTVKFDITPSTTVNVVQVNVRHKPLDDVRVRQALNLAIDRRAGLKALGVYAQDGENVLFREGHAAVLSPAEIEKVPGFSPDIAAQREEAKKLLADAGVSDLKLTLLAPNIKAPYEPMGIFLIDQWRQIGVTVTLDQQPVANQTARMASGDFDLSMDFSAPTTDDLTDVLAKFVPGGDGNFSGLKDDELVALFRKQDKTLDENERLKIARQFLDRFIQLQYAITTFGTYREVVFDKKVNGWKVPPSYAVGLDLKSVWLQK
- a CDS encoding ABC transporter permease; the protein is MLGCSLGAIVGIFSAYFGGRFDAILQRVLELLLAFPLVVLALVIVAILGRHPIYGVDVTLILAIAIPMIAPVSRVLRAAALSVRKQPFVDAAITAGYSHGRIVFRHMMPNLVAPYLVMLSSYIAQAILLESTLSFLGLGISEPTPSWGLMLSGNAADFFETAPWLIIFPGAAISLAVIAFNLFGDGLRDWLDPRFQQ
- a CDS encoding ABC transporter ATP-binding protein — protein: MNASVVLSPGVSDAVRLDPCEPLLDIRNLTVEFRSARGSVRAIDDLSLKVSAGEFLAIVGESGSGKSVTALSIMRLLPTQTALVSSGSVRFDGRDLLQLSPEEMRQVRGKDIGMVFQEPMSSLNPILTIGFQITESLKVHFGLSDEKADARAIELLGMVGIPDAERRLKQYPHQFSGGMRQRVMIAIALACNPKLIIADEPTTALDVTVQVQILDLMRDLARRLNVALIVITHNLAVVARYADRIAVMYAGQLVEVGDAMNVFTRSRHVYTQGLLRSVPRLDEPRRARLESIEGLPPNLAQLPTGCRFAPRCPLREEACSEAGQLTATDVGTLSACRRHAELAAGRIGWPSEGGEGQPPDVAGGETLISIRNLVKTFPVASGFGRPTAHVRAVQNFSIDIHKGETLGLVGESGCGKSTVGRLLLRLEEPSEGTVTFEGKDVHAASGRQLTELRRKIQVIFQDPFSSLNPRMTVGDIIREPLQVYRLAPDRAAREARLSELLSQVGLRPEVAERYPHQLSGGQRQRVGIARALALEPSFIVCDEAVSALDVSIQGQIINLLEDLQRRLGLTYLFIAHDLAVVRHISTRVVVMYLGRIMEIADRDELYARPIHPYTATLMEVAPTPDPVKERAKVFKAVKGDLPSPLNAPSGCVFHTRCPKAGPECRQTVPALREIRPGHFAACIKV